From one Candidatus Methylomirabilota bacterium genomic stretch:
- a CDS encoding acetate--CoA ligase family protein, translated as MAVIGASRDPFKVGGSVVANLRAAGFRGRVIPVNAHARNVQGLPAVPSVLDVDGPVDLAVIAVPAAGVLPVLEQCAAKRVGGVVVISAGFRETGGAGIQREADLRAWMRGRTMRVLGPNCLGWIRPSSRLNVTFAPGMPEPGGIAFISHSGALAVAILDWARERRVGFSLFASLGNQADVNESDLLEAMAADPETRVIAGYFEGVADGKRFLDALGAAAAVKPVVILKTGRSPEGARAVSSHTGALAGSDRAFDAAVRRAGALRVDTVEELFDLARGLASQPLPRGRRLVVVTNGGGLGIVAADAARAAGLTMEPLGESVRRRLAEGLPATASLGNPVDLVGDADARRYSHALHTLDSDHADAVLVLLTPQAATDSASVARTIAATTRGWPIPVVAAFVGGVRVAPGVRTLEEAGVPCYAFPEPAVKTLAGMARLAERRSAAPPMSPPADTRAARTWLGGLGADPGRLGMEDLAPLLTDYRIACVAARLAKNADDAAAVADAIGFPVALKIVSPDITHKSEVGGVVLDLRDRAAVHRAAAAMLARVAASRPNAVIRGLLVQAMASDCGPELLLGGVRDAQFGPMVVVGFGGIYVEVLADTAARLAPVSPAEARLMLDELRMAPVLRGVRGQPPADRQALAEVVASFSQLMVDLPELGEIEINPLIAGPSGAVAVDARARLGE; from the coding sequence GTGGCGGTGATCGGAGCCTCGCGCGATCCGTTCAAGGTCGGCGGCAGCGTTGTGGCCAACCTGCGTGCCGCCGGCTTTCGCGGCCGCGTGATCCCGGTGAATGCCCACGCGAGGAACGTGCAGGGGCTCCCGGCGGTGCCGAGCGTGCTCGACGTGGACGGCCCGGTGGACCTGGCGGTGATTGCGGTGCCCGCGGCGGGCGTGCTTCCGGTCCTCGAGCAGTGCGCGGCCAAGCGGGTGGGAGGCGTCGTGGTGATCTCCGCCGGATTCCGGGAGACGGGTGGGGCGGGGATACAGCGCGAGGCCGATCTGCGGGCATGGATGCGCGGCCGGACGATGCGGGTTCTGGGTCCTAACTGCCTCGGCTGGATCCGCCCGTCGTCCCGCCTCAACGTAACATTCGCACCCGGAATGCCGGAGCCTGGCGGCATCGCATTCATCTCGCATTCGGGGGCGCTGGCGGTCGCGATCCTGGACTGGGCGCGCGAACGCCGGGTCGGCTTCTCCCTCTTCGCCTCGCTCGGCAACCAGGCCGACGTGAACGAGAGCGATCTGCTCGAGGCCATGGCCGCCGATCCGGAGACCCGGGTGATCGCGGGTTATTTCGAGGGCGTCGCCGATGGCAAGCGATTCCTCGACGCGCTCGGCGCCGCCGCGGCGGTCAAGCCGGTGGTCATCCTCAAGACCGGCCGCTCGCCGGAGGGCGCTCGCGCGGTGTCCTCCCATACCGGCGCGCTCGCCGGATCGGATCGCGCCTTCGATGCCGCGGTCCGTCGGGCCGGAGCACTGCGCGTGGACACCGTCGAGGAGCTGTTCGATCTCGCCCGCGGGCTTGCCAGTCAGCCGCTTCCGCGCGGCCGCCGTCTCGTGGTCGTGACCAACGGCGGCGGCCTCGGCATCGTCGCGGCGGACGCGGCCCGGGCCGCCGGGCTCACCATGGAGCCGCTCGGTGAGTCCGTCCGCCGGCGCCTGGCCGAGGGGCTGCCGGCCACCGCCAGTCTCGGCAATCCGGTGGACCTCGTGGGCGATGCCGACGCGCGCCGCTACAGCCACGCGCTGCACACGCTCGACAGCGATCACGCCGACGCGGTGCTCGTGTTGCTCACCCCGCAGGCCGCCACCGACTCTGCCAGCGTAGCGCGAACGATCGCGGCGACGACGCGAGGCTGGCCCATCCCGGTGGTGGCTGCGTTCGTGGGGGGAGTGCGGGTGGCGCCCGGTGTGCGCACGCTCGAGGAGGCCGGCGTGCCCTGCTACGCGTTCCCCGAGCCTGCGGTGAAGACCCTGGCGGGCATGGCGCGGCTCGCGGAGCGCCGGAGCGCCGCTCCGCCAATGTCCCCGCCAGCCGATACGCGGGCGGCACGCACTTGGCTGGGTGGGCTCGGCGCCGATCCGGGCCGGCTTGGCATGGAGGATCTGGCTCCTTTGCTGACCGACTATCGCATCGCCTGCGTCGCTGCCCGGCTGGCCAAGAACGCCGACGACGCGGCGGCGGTGGCCGACGCCATCGGCTTCCCGGTGGCGCTCAAGATCGTGTCGCCCGACATTACGCACAAGAGCGAGGTGGGGGGCGTCGTCCTCGACCTCCGCGATCGGGCCGCGGTGCACCGGGCCGCCGCCGCGATGCTCGCCCGCGTGGCGGCCAGCCGACCGAACGCAGTCATCCGCGGTCTCCTCGTTCAGGCCATGGCCTCAGATTGCGGCCCGGAGCTCCTGCTCGGGGGCGTGCGGGACGCCCAGTTCGGCCCGATGGTCGTGGTCGGTTTCGGCGGGATCTACGTCGAGGTCCTCGCCGACACGGCAGCGCGCCTGGCACCGGTCTCGCCGGCTGAGGCACGGCTGATGCTCGACGAGCTGCGGATGGCGCCGGTGCTACGCGGAGTGCGCGGCCAGCCTCCCGCGGATCGCCAGGCACTGGCCGAAGTCGTCGCGTCGTTCTCGCAGCTCATGGTGGATCTCCCCGAGCTGGGGGAGATCGAGATCAATCCTTTGATCGCGGGCCCCAGCGGCGCGGTGGCGGTGGACG
- a CDS encoding universal stress protein yields MFYRIVVATDFSSCSEEAWSLARRVAATSRGELVLTHVLSEAPLYREGPFSMGSVREVYRQAREWATSSLEDWVGKARGEGLAARAALRTGVPYEEIVALARDERADLIVIGTHGRSGFDRALLGSVADRVVRLAPCPVLMVREPA; encoded by the coding sequence ATGTTCTATCGCATCGTCGTCGCCACGGACTTTTCGTCCTGCTCGGAGGAGGCGTGGAGTCTCGCCCGCCGCGTCGCCGCGACCTCCCGTGGCGAGCTGGTCCTGACCCATGTCTTGAGCGAGGCCCCGCTCTACCGCGAGGGCCCCTTCTCGATGGGGAGCGTGCGCGAAGTGTACCGACAGGCCCGAGAGTGGGCGACATCTTCGCTCGAGGACTGGGTGGGCAAGGCGCGTGGCGAAGGGCTGGCCGCGCGGGCCGCCCTCCGCACCGGCGTGCCATACGAGGAAATCGTGGCGCTGGCCCGAGACGAGCGCGCCGATCTCATCGTGATCGGCACTCACGGTCGCAGCGGGTTCGACCGCGCGCTGCTCGGGAGTGTGGCGGATCGCGTGGTCCGCCTCGCCCCGTGCCCGGTGCTCATGGTTCGCGAACCCGCGTGA